One segment of Mycolicibacterium baixiangningiae DNA contains the following:
- a CDS encoding glycosyltransferase family 2 protein: protein MVDDTDPPLFSVIIPTYNRSEVVRSTLESVQSQTFPHFECIVVDDGSRDGDELAAVVHSMDDSRFRYVRQDNGGASSARNHGFELSKGRYIALLDSDDRFLPNKLEKCAEVLQRHGGEVLLYSQMIVERGMEKKWVRPAEGAQEDERIDEYILCTPGTIRTSTIVVSAALARRVRFDESLPWFQDSDFAIRAGNAGALFEFVDEPLIVLEDKVGYARVSRNASYAPLLAYFDRMRRTGEISDRAYWAGRGWPCARVASTSNRSYAVMLFAQAVVKRAFPLRHAIIVAAQVVVPYRLYQAIANGVVRIRGRRVA, encoded by the coding sequence ATGGTCGATGACACCGACCCACCGCTTTTCTCCGTCATCATCCCGACCTACAACCGATCCGAAGTGGTTCGCTCTACGTTGGAGTCCGTTCAATCGCAAACGTTCCCACATTTCGAGTGCATCGTGGTGGATGACGGCTCGCGTGACGGGGATGAACTAGCGGCTGTGGTTCATTCGATGGACGACAGCCGTTTCCGTTATGTTCGACAAGATAACGGTGGCGCCAGTAGTGCGAGGAACCACGGTTTCGAGCTGTCGAAGGGGCGTTATATTGCGCTACTGGACTCAGATGATCGTTTTTTGCCGAATAAGCTGGAGAAATGCGCGGAGGTGCTCCAGCGGCACGGCGGCGAAGTGTTGCTGTATTCGCAGATGATCGTGGAGAGGGGGATGGAGAAGAAGTGGGTCCGCCCTGCCGAAGGCGCTCAGGAAGATGAACGCATCGACGAGTACATCCTGTGTACACCCGGCACCATCAGAACGTCCACGATCGTTGTATCAGCCGCTCTTGCACGCCGCGTACGATTTGACGAGTCTTTGCCGTGGTTTCAGGACAGCGATTTTGCAATTCGCGCGGGGAACGCCGGTGCTTTGTTCGAATTCGTTGATGAGCCGCTGATTGTGCTCGAAGACAAAGTCGGTTATGCACGCGTGTCCAGGAACGCGAGTTACGCGCCATTGCTCGCGTACTTCGACCGGATGAGAAGAACGGGTGAGATATCAGATCGCGCTTACTGGGCGGGCCGCGGTTGGCCGTGTGCGCGAGTCGCATCCACATCTAATCGCTCCTATGCAGTCATGCTGTTTGCCCAGGCCGTCGTGAAACGGGCGTTCCCATTGAGGCATGCCATCATCGTCGCCGCCCAAGTAGTCGTCCCGTATCGCCTTTACCAGGCGATTGCCAACGGTGTGGTGCGAATCAGGGGGCGCAGGGTCGCTTAG
- a CDS encoding SGNH/GDSL hydrolase family protein — protein MDYIAIIGDGFSVGSKGSGGDPDAWPSLIRPLLQRQGHVIQANTSAASTYGYIPRGPEGRKFHDIAPRVVGKNTDVVVLFGASRDKTMLPDGARLASLVSLTMQRVQHIAPDARLLVIGPAVMGPQPPDDVMQVRDIVREQALAYGATFVDPLAEGWFTSQELANDKGRPNPAGQILLAEKIAPLIAEQLAGAPAPPS, from the coding sequence GTGGATTACATCGCCATCATCGGAGACGGCTTTAGTGTTGGAAGCAAGGGTTCCGGCGGCGATCCAGATGCGTGGCCCAGTTTGATCCGGCCGCTGCTGCAACGACAGGGCCACGTGATCCAGGCCAACACTTCGGCCGCGTCGACGTACGGATACATACCGCGCGGCCCAGAAGGTCGGAAGTTCCACGACATTGCACCGCGTGTGGTTGGAAAGAACACAGACGTGGTGGTGCTGTTCGGCGCGTCCCGCGACAAGACAATGCTGCCCGACGGTGCTCGTTTGGCATCTCTCGTGAGTTTGACCATGCAGCGCGTTCAACACATCGCCCCCGACGCGCGCCTGCTCGTCATCGGGCCGGCGGTGATGGGTCCGCAGCCACCGGACGATGTCATGCAGGTGCGTGACATCGTGCGAGAGCAGGCGCTCGCGTACGGCGCCACGTTCGTAGATCCTCTTGCCGAAGGCTGGTTCACAAGCCAAGAGCTGGCCAACGACAAAGGGCGGCCGAATCCTGCCGGTCAGATTCTCCTTGCCGAGAAGATTGCTCCGCTCATTGCGGAGCAACTAGCAGGAGCGCCGGCGCCGCCGTCGTAA
- a CDS encoding nitroreductase family protein, whose amino-acid sequence MKRNTTRSKQQVKKVLQKIRLRYLAHKDVARFSRTASFSIFDTDYEQVVSRIMYNVHAIEKGLARTADFRPGFGRKALSDLNDTLVVYRTAGHDLDGFAYGQGVSILQRYRELHAKFDHDVSFLEEIVDPVFLDAVADRGVAGTKILRRAEKQDNDQKNFYQLAAGRSSVRQFSGRPIDTSKVMAALRAAEKTPSVCNRQGWRVYWVEDKDLAARVLEHQRGFGQRLMPEVLLTITVSNSTFLSPVERNEAFVDGGLFSMSVMYGLEHEGLAAVPLNAMMYYKDQAAVRELLSIDDSEMITMFIAIGDFPEETVVPISDRKPAASFVRRRGEGSSAAQPAVIAGQ is encoded by the coding sequence GTGAAAAGGAATACGACCAGGTCGAAGCAACAGGTCAAGAAGGTTCTTCAAAAGATCCGGCTGCGGTATCTCGCGCACAAGGATGTCGCTCGCTTCTCAAGGACCGCCTCGTTCTCCATCTTCGACACCGATTACGAACAAGTGGTCTCGCGCATCATGTACAACGTCCACGCGATAGAGAAGGGTCTTGCTCGTACGGCTGACTTCCGCCCCGGGTTCGGCCGTAAAGCCTTGTCCGATCTGAACGACACCTTGGTCGTCTACCGCACCGCGGGTCATGATCTCGACGGTTTCGCATACGGACAAGGTGTCTCGATACTTCAGCGGTACCGCGAGTTGCACGCCAAGTTCGATCACGACGTGAGCTTCCTCGAAGAGATCGTCGATCCGGTGTTCCTAGATGCCGTCGCGGACAGAGGAGTCGCGGGAACCAAGATTCTCCGACGTGCCGAAAAGCAAGACAATGATCAGAAGAACTTCTACCAGTTGGCGGCCGGCCGCAGCAGTGTCCGCCAATTCTCCGGCCGGCCGATCGATACTTCGAAGGTGATGGCCGCGCTGCGCGCCGCCGAGAAGACACCCTCAGTGTGTAACCGCCAGGGTTGGCGCGTCTACTGGGTGGAGGACAAGGACCTCGCGGCACGAGTCCTCGAGCACCAGAGAGGGTTTGGGCAACGACTGATGCCCGAGGTGCTACTGACGATCACGGTGTCGAACAGCACGTTCCTCAGCCCGGTTGAGCGTAATGAGGCCTTCGTTGACGGTGGACTCTTCTCGATGTCCGTAATGTACGGCCTTGAACATGAAGGGCTCGCCGCGGTGCCGCTCAACGCAATGATGTACTACAAGGATCAAGCTGCGGTGCGCGAGTTGCTGTCCATCGACGACTCGGAGATGATCACCATGTTCATCGCGATCGGAGACTTCCCGGAGGAAACGGTTGTGCCGATTTCCGATCGGAAGCCTGCAGCCTCATTCGTCCGTCGACGCGGCGAAGGGTCGTCTGCAGCGCAGCCAGCAGTGATCGCCGGGCAGTGA
- a CDS encoding glycosyltransferase family 2 protein, with protein sequence MMVVDRGAVVKSMTPNQPSHDSVTVRGLRAPAYTDENGKMTDNYLIAIASYRRPSALLHLLDSLATAVGSVAAEVVVVDNDAEESARAVATNHPLRPLYLVEPEPGIAAARNRALDHFSDRHQAIIFVDDDEWVSPEWLSTLTTYARRAQADVVQGPVVSVFPGETPKWVERGGFLQRRIQESGLELPSAATNNTLLTREAWHRAGSPRFDPSFSLTGGSDWDLFWGIRKSGCRIVFCAEAVVYEDVPNNRLSLRWTRRRAIRNGIAETRIRRKHGDLSPAWLAVSVLRAGYSVFALGLGLAMGRGLQAEPFVNLFKGYGRLAALFNYRIHEYARPTSSSAAS encoded by the coding sequence ATGATGGTGGTCGATCGGGGTGCTGTGGTCAAGTCGATGACGCCGAACCAACCATCGCATGATTCCGTGACAGTCAGGGGACTGCGTGCTCCCGCCTACACCGACGAGAATGGCAAGATGACGGACAACTATCTGATCGCAATTGCCTCATATCGTCGACCATCAGCGCTGCTGCATCTGCTGGATAGCCTTGCAACAGCCGTCGGTTCAGTCGCAGCGGAAGTTGTCGTGGTCGATAATGACGCCGAGGAATCAGCCCGCGCCGTTGCGACCAACCACCCACTTCGGCCCCTGTATCTGGTAGAGCCCGAGCCCGGCATCGCGGCAGCGAGAAACCGGGCGCTGGATCACTTCAGCGACCGTCATCAAGCGATCATCTTCGTGGATGACGACGAGTGGGTTTCGCCCGAGTGGCTCTCCACGCTCACCACATACGCTCGACGCGCCCAAGCCGATGTCGTACAAGGCCCTGTAGTGAGCGTATTTCCTGGAGAGACACCCAAGTGGGTTGAGCGAGGAGGCTTCCTGCAACGCCGGATTCAGGAGAGTGGTCTTGAACTTCCGAGTGCGGCTACCAACAACACGCTGCTGACCCGTGAAGCCTGGCACCGGGCGGGCTCTCCCCGATTCGACCCGTCTTTCTCCCTGACTGGCGGTTCGGATTGGGACTTGTTCTGGGGGATAAGGAAATCCGGGTGCAGGATCGTCTTCTGCGCCGAGGCGGTGGTGTACGAGGACGTACCGAACAATCGGTTGTCCCTGCGATGGACTCGCCGCAGAGCCATCCGGAATGGCATCGCCGAGACCCGGATACGCCGGAAGCACGGGGACCTGTCGCCGGCGTGGCTGGCGGTGAGCGTCCTGCGCGCGGGGTACAGCGTTTTTGCGCTCGGGCTCGGGCTGGCCATGGGTAGAGGGCTGCAGGCGGAGCCATTTGTCAATCTGTTCAAAGGGTATGGGCGCCTGGCGGCGCTATTCAACTATCGAATCCACGAGTACGCGAGACCTACTTCGAGTAGCGCTGCGTCCTGA
- a CDS encoding polysaccharide pyruvyl transferase family protein yields MKTVGIMSMQRIHNYGSTLQAYSLRRLIEETAPDARVSFQDYRPGPVLVEDSAAPTSKSGRILAKLREYNAVDAPLGDRLRFFDHKRAYGTRYFEAVGIPSTPNHDLHVDCQVIGSDEVFNCVQANSNVGYSRDLFGHGSPARRLISYAASFGNTTLAKIRAAGIEGELARDLERFDALSVRDGNSRSIVRELTGREPLLHVDPALAHDLLADLRVPKSRLHADPYLIVYGYSGRLTPHENASLRDYARRIGARVLTFGGVQECGDAFVECSPFELLAYFRDAVGIVTDTFHGTIFSIINHRPFATIVRPSTAGGYGNEEKLKFLLETFGLSSRRLNGPEAIDQLLSTPLDDGAIDATLASERASARNYLAANVLFPTAQEMP; encoded by the coding sequence GTGAAAACTGTCGGGATAATGTCGATGCAGCGCATCCACAATTACGGGTCGACGCTGCAGGCATACAGCCTCCGACGCCTGATCGAGGAGACTGCCCCGGACGCGCGCGTATCGTTTCAGGACTACCGCCCGGGCCCAGTTCTCGTGGAAGACTCTGCCGCGCCAACGTCGAAGTCCGGCCGAATTCTCGCGAAACTGCGTGAGTACAACGCAGTTGACGCACCACTTGGCGACCGGCTTCGGTTCTTCGATCACAAGCGGGCGTACGGGACCCGGTACTTCGAGGCAGTCGGCATACCGTCGACGCCGAATCACGACCTCCATGTTGACTGCCAAGTCATCGGAAGTGACGAGGTGTTCAACTGCGTGCAAGCCAACAGCAACGTCGGATATTCGCGTGACCTGTTCGGCCACGGGTCACCCGCAAGGCGTCTCATCTCGTACGCCGCATCCTTCGGGAACACGACGCTAGCCAAGATCCGCGCCGCTGGCATCGAAGGCGAGCTGGCACGAGATCTCGAGCGCTTCGATGCGCTTTCAGTCCGCGACGGGAACTCCCGCTCGATCGTTCGCGAGCTGACCGGCCGCGAGCCTCTCCTGCACGTCGATCCTGCGCTAGCCCACGATCTCCTGGCCGACCTGCGCGTGCCGAAGAGTCGGCTACACGCCGATCCATACCTCATCGTGTACGGCTACTCAGGCCGGCTGACACCACATGAGAACGCGTCGCTGCGCGACTACGCCCGTCGGATCGGAGCGCGGGTCCTGACATTCGGCGGAGTACAGGAGTGCGGCGACGCCTTTGTCGAGTGCAGCCCGTTCGAACTACTCGCCTACTTCCGTGACGCGGTTGGAATCGTGACAGACACGTTCCACGGCACCATTTTCTCGATCATCAATCATCGCCCGTTCGCCACCATCGTCCGCCCGAGCACCGCAGGAGGGTATGGCAACGAGGAGAAGCTCAAGTTCCTTCTGGAAACGTTCGGGTTGTCGTCACGCCGGCTCAACGGTCCGGAGGCGATCGACCAATTACTGTCCACCCCTCTGGACGATGGCGCGATCGACGCGACTCTCGCTTCGGAGCGTGCCAGCGCTCGAAATTACCTCGCCGCGAACGTCCTTTTTCCGACCGCCCAGGAGATGCCGTGA
- a CDS encoding polysaccharide pyruvyl transferase family protein: protein MGPGKELPALFVLGSGQDDNVGDVVLRREYFDRLRRFGRLHIYLGPASDDFLKSLALQESDVIYGDLRKWHSAAWGALFRGPVWFVDKPGELLVDGRSFRRNVKFLPLILGVRARRGQVLRLGVAMRAENQSYVKILRPLFRLSTCVRWRDTDSRTAFGFGEVGPDWAFGWESAARDVSDVTGGDIAVTYRADREPPSDTIIDSIRALARAGSRRVVVVTQVRRDAERSADLASRLGGELIPWPAERSLAEHENVLREVYRNSAMVISDRLHALIVGMTEGAVPACVTDHRDAKVGRHLDAVGFHRSTIAVGDTSPAALTDNLAQHLLRRKEALTAVRAALDYLDNLTEQFAALAFARWPKGTFP, encoded by the coding sequence TTGGGACCCGGTAAAGAGTTACCCGCCCTTTTCGTCCTTGGAAGTGGCCAGGACGACAATGTCGGCGATGTGGTCCTGCGGCGCGAATACTTCGACCGCCTTCGTCGATTCGGGCGACTGCATATCTATCTCGGACCGGCGTCAGATGATTTCCTCAAGAGTCTGGCGCTTCAAGAATCCGACGTCATCTACGGCGACCTCCGGAAGTGGCACTCAGCCGCCTGGGGAGCCCTTTTCCGTGGGCCAGTTTGGTTCGTCGACAAGCCCGGTGAGCTTCTGGTCGACGGCCGTAGCTTCCGCCGCAACGTGAAGTTCCTGCCGTTGATCCTCGGCGTCAGGGCTCGCAGAGGGCAGGTGCTCCGCTTGGGAGTGGCAATGCGAGCGGAAAATCAGTCGTACGTGAAGATTCTGCGTCCGCTCTTCCGGTTATCGACGTGCGTTCGATGGCGCGACACTGATTCGAGAACAGCTTTCGGCTTCGGTGAGGTCGGTCCGGATTGGGCGTTCGGTTGGGAGTCGGCCGCCCGGGACGTCTCGGACGTCACTGGTGGTGACATCGCGGTCACGTACCGGGCAGACCGAGAGCCGCCATCCGACACCATCATCGACTCGATCCGCGCGTTGGCACGCGCCGGTTCGAGGCGCGTGGTCGTGGTCACCCAGGTCCGCAGAGACGCAGAACGTAGTGCCGACCTGGCGTCACGCCTTGGCGGAGAGCTCATTCCGTGGCCCGCCGAGCGGTCGTTAGCAGAACACGAAAATGTTCTTCGCGAGGTCTACCGAAACAGCGCCATGGTGATAAGCGACCGCCTCCACGCTCTGATCGTCGGAATGACGGAAGGTGCAGTCCCCGCGTGCGTCACTGACCACAGAGACGCCAAGGTCGGCCGGCACCTCGACGCGGTGGGGTTCCACCGCTCCACAATCGCCGTCGGAGACACAAGCCCGGCTGCACTGACCGATAATCTCGCGCAGCACCTACTGAGGCGTAAAGAGGCACTCACCGCGGTGCGTGCGGCGCTCGATTACCTCGACAATCTCACTGAACAGTTCGCAGCCCTCGCGTTTGCGCGATGGCCGAAAGGGACTTTCCCTTGA
- a CDS encoding lipopolysaccharide biosynthesis protein, protein MAERDFPLSSLARKALGGATATLFWQGTRIALLVISLVVLARLLSPDDFGLIAMVTGLIGIGELLRDFGLSVASLQSKTLSPEEKSNLFWLNTVFGALLSIAAFAASWPIAHLYGDARLVGITQALSVTFLINGIATQFKAQINRDLRFVALGVTEAVPQAAGLGAAIALATTLHSYWALVVQALVTAVLGALLCIAIAGWRPGMYRCDVPIGRFVRFAGALVGTQGLAYLPKNVDSVLLGILGGPAQLGLYNRAYQVVVLPLNQVTAPLSRVAIPVLSRLQDSVQTFMKYLTAAQFATVAVTSTVYGVMIGMGGPLVGVVLGDQWVEAAPILQILAVSGIFRALSQVPYWVFVTLGETRKQLYLYVAGQPLIVAAIAVGAFWGGGIGVATGCSVGYGGFWVLNMWWARRVTGFPIGQLALSGLTLVGVFGLPVTAVGATASFLIDSDLLAVGVGCLATALWVAGVVYLVPRYRAEAVRFARLALDRKSRKRRTESVTDVQ, encoded by the coding sequence ATGGCCGAAAGGGACTTTCCCTTGAGCTCTTTGGCGCGAAAAGCGCTCGGCGGTGCGACCGCGACCCTGTTCTGGCAGGGAACGCGCATAGCGTTGCTGGTCATCTCACTCGTCGTGCTCGCGCGCTTGTTGTCGCCGGACGACTTCGGGCTCATTGCCATGGTGACCGGTCTGATCGGCATCGGGGAGTTGCTCCGCGATTTCGGGCTGTCAGTGGCATCCCTTCAGTCGAAGACGCTCAGCCCGGAAGAGAAATCAAACCTGTTCTGGCTCAACACCGTATTCGGCGCCTTACTCTCGATCGCGGCTTTCGCGGCGTCCTGGCCTATTGCGCACCTCTACGGTGATGCCAGACTTGTGGGAATCACACAGGCCCTGTCCGTGACGTTCTTGATCAACGGCATCGCAACCCAGTTCAAGGCACAGATCAATCGGGACCTCCGGTTCGTCGCTCTCGGGGTGACGGAGGCGGTACCGCAAGCTGCGGGTCTGGGCGCTGCAATCGCGCTCGCCACGACACTTCACAGCTATTGGGCTCTGGTAGTTCAAGCGCTCGTCACGGCCGTTCTCGGAGCCCTGCTTTGCATCGCGATTGCTGGTTGGCGTCCGGGCATGTACCGCTGCGATGTACCGATTGGCCGCTTCGTCCGGTTTGCCGGCGCACTCGTCGGAACACAGGGTCTTGCGTACCTACCCAAGAATGTCGACAGCGTATTGCTCGGCATCCTTGGGGGACCCGCTCAACTCGGCCTCTACAACCGTGCCTATCAGGTCGTGGTACTTCCGCTCAACCAGGTGACAGCACCACTATCCCGTGTCGCCATTCCAGTGCTGTCGCGCCTGCAAGACTCTGTGCAGACTTTCATGAAGTATCTCACGGCAGCCCAGTTCGCGACTGTGGCAGTCACTTCCACTGTCTACGGTGTGATGATCGGGATGGGCGGCCCACTCGTCGGCGTCGTGCTCGGTGATCAATGGGTCGAAGCAGCACCCATTCTGCAGATCCTCGCCGTATCCGGCATCTTTCGCGCGCTCAGCCAGGTTCCATACTGGGTGTTCGTAACGCTGGGTGAGACGCGCAAACAGCTGTATCTGTATGTGGCCGGCCAGCCATTGATCGTTGCGGCCATCGCCGTCGGAGCGTTCTGGGGCGGCGGCATCGGCGTAGCAACGGGATGTTCCGTTGGGTACGGCGGCTTCTGGGTGCTCAACATGTGGTGGGCGCGGCGAGTCACCGGGTTTCCCATCGGTCAGCTGGCGCTGTCAGGGCTAACACTTGTCGGAGTGTTCGGGCTTCCAGTCACCGCGGTAGGAGCCACCGCCTCGTTCTTGATCGACAGTGACCTGCTGGCGGTAGGCGTCGGCTGCCTCGCGACGGCTCTCTGGGTGGCCGGCGTCGTATACCTGGTTCCCCGTTACAGAGCGGAGGCCGTACGGTTCGCAAGGCTTGCGCTTGATCGCAAGTCACGGAAGAGGCGCACGGAATCCGTTACCGACGTTCAATAA
- a CDS encoding WecB/TagA/CpsF family glycosyltransferase: protein MTTNCAGQWVRIDPLDISVTPLTAPEVAEIVANASGKRLLLNHNLHSAYLHDVDSRFRELYRRATWVIVDGAPILWLTSQFSTDTFGTSWRVSSTDWLEALTRVHSSGRLFIFGATADSNQKAVDVLRGRLTNWAISGVDGYVNDEVAVKAITDFNPDLVIVGLGMPRQEHFLLRNFDGLPAATYATVGGAIDYVGGSTRLAPRWLGSLGLEWLWRLLNEPRRLAHRYLIEPVLLLRRVVPRVLRQT from the coding sequence TTGACCACCAACTGCGCAGGGCAATGGGTACGGATTGATCCACTGGACATCTCGGTAACGCCGCTTACCGCACCCGAGGTGGCGGAGATTGTCGCCAACGCATCAGGCAAGCGGCTGCTGCTCAATCACAATCTGCACAGCGCGTATCTGCACGATGTCGATAGCCGGTTCCGAGAGCTCTACCGACGGGCGACCTGGGTCATAGTCGACGGCGCGCCAATTCTCTGGCTCACCTCCCAGTTCTCTACGGACACCTTCGGCACCTCATGGCGCGTCTCATCGACGGACTGGCTTGAAGCGCTTACCCGGGTCCATTCATCGGGACGGTTGTTCATCTTCGGTGCTACTGCTGACTCAAATCAGAAGGCTGTCGACGTCTTGCGGGGTAGACTCACGAACTGGGCGATCTCCGGTGTGGACGGCTACGTGAACGACGAAGTCGCCGTCAAGGCGATCACAGACTTCAACCCCGATCTCGTAATCGTCGGTCTGGGCATGCCTCGTCAAGAGCATTTCTTGTTGAGGAATTTCGATGGGCTTCCGGCGGCGACTTACGCGACAGTCGGCGGTGCCATCGACTATGTCGGAGGAAGCACGCGGCTGGCGCCCAGATGGCTCGGCAGTCTTGGTCTGGAATGGCTATGGCGCCTTCTCAACGAGCCACGCCGCCTCGCCCACCGATACCTGATCGAACCCGTGCTCCTGCTTCGTCGAGTGGTGCCTCGGGTGTTGCGTCAGACTTGA
- a CDS encoding class I SAM-dependent methyltransferase, with product MGLWVSAHPDAVDGARVLHFAPEEVLAKLFRSRSSAYQSADLEPGAADIVINIEAIDLPDASVDLVVCSHVLEHVDDTKALREIHRILRPGGHALLMFPIVEGWDRTYEDPTHTSKADRVRYFGQDDHVRMFGRDVRDRIKTAGFELAEFTAEEPYVSRYGLLRGEKVFEAAKA from the coding sequence ATGGGCTTGTGGGTTTCGGCCCACCCGGATGCGGTGGACGGCGCCCGAGTTCTGCACTTCGCGCCTGAAGAGGTGCTCGCCAAGCTGTTTCGCAGCCGATCATCTGCGTACCAGTCCGCAGACCTCGAACCAGGTGCCGCCGACATCGTCATCAACATAGAGGCGATCGACCTGCCGGACGCATCCGTCGACCTAGTTGTCTGTTCCCACGTTCTCGAACATGTCGACGACACGAAGGCACTTCGAGAAATCCACCGCATTCTCCGGCCTGGCGGACATGCACTGTTGATGTTCCCGATCGTAGAGGGATGGGATCGGACCTACGAGGACCCGACTCACACCTCCAAGGCTGACCGCGTTCGATACTTCGGCCAGGACGACCACGTCAGAATGTTCGGACGCGACGTGCGCGACCGGATTAAGACTGCAGGTTTCGAGCTGGCTGAGTTCACCGCCGAGGAGCCATATGTTTCTCGTTACGGACTTCTCCGTGGCGAGAAGGTGTTCGAGGCGGCGAAGGCCTGA
- a CDS encoding polysaccharide biosynthesis tyrosine autokinase, which translates to MNLQDIVKSLRSRWITVCATIVVFLLGAVATILLTTPLYQASTRLFVSTSAGSTLAETYQGNRFSQERVISYSELIKGETLAQRTIDKLGLDMSSEALRQKVKASAKADTVLINVSVLDSSPVRARDIANTMSDEFVTLVRELETPEAGARPDARVVVEQRASISDAPVVPQTKRILAIGLALGVVVGIGLALLRDLLDNTVKDRKTVEEITGAGIVGTIPLDKERRKQPAIPFESDNSSIAEAFRKLRTNLQFLAVDNPPRVIVVTSSVPSEGKSTTAINIALALAEAEHSVVVVDGDMRRPTLHKYLDMVGPVGFSTVLSGGASLDDALQESRFPGLSVLTSGAIPPNPSELLGSLAAKKVLKELRTRFDYVIVDSTPLLAVTDAAILAAGADGVLIMARFGQTRRDQLTHAVGSLTDVGASVLGAVFTMTPTRGGSAYSYSYSYYGEDSAASSSKAESGVTLRQRHSAKKSSTA; encoded by the coding sequence TTGAACCTGCAGGACATCGTTAAGTCGCTGCGATCTAGGTGGATCACCGTCTGTGCGACGATTGTGGTCTTTCTCCTGGGCGCGGTAGCGACGATCTTGCTGACCACCCCGCTGTATCAGGCGTCCACGAGACTTTTCGTGTCGACGTCCGCCGGATCCACACTTGCCGAGACCTACCAGGGCAACCGCTTCTCTCAGGAGCGGGTGATTTCCTACAGCGAGCTGATCAAAGGCGAAACGCTGGCGCAGCGCACAATTGACAAGCTCGGCCTCGATATGAGCTCGGAAGCGCTGCGGCAGAAGGTCAAAGCGAGCGCAAAAGCGGACACGGTGCTGATAAATGTCTCGGTGCTGGATTCTTCGCCCGTCCGGGCCCGCGACATCGCGAATACGATGTCGGACGAGTTCGTCACGCTCGTACGGGAATTGGAGACGCCCGAAGCCGGTGCTCGGCCAGACGCCCGGGTGGTGGTGGAACAGCGTGCATCAATTTCTGACGCACCGGTGGTCCCGCAGACGAAGCGGATCCTCGCAATCGGATTGGCGCTGGGCGTAGTCGTCGGAATTGGACTCGCACTTCTGCGCGATCTTCTGGACAACACGGTCAAGGACAGAAAGACCGTTGAAGAGATCACAGGTGCCGGGATCGTAGGGACCATCCCACTCGACAAAGAGCGGCGCAAGCAACCGGCAATTCCGTTTGAGAGCGACAATTCGTCCATCGCCGAGGCGTTCCGCAAGTTGCGGACGAATCTGCAATTCCTAGCGGTGGACAATCCTCCGCGTGTGATCGTTGTGACGAGTTCTGTTCCCAGCGAGGGGAAGTCGACCACGGCAATCAATATCGCATTGGCCTTGGCGGAAGCTGAGCACAGTGTGGTGGTCGTCGACGGCGATATGCGGCGCCCCACACTGCACAAGTACCTCGACATGGTGGGTCCCGTCGGGTTCAGCACGGTACTCAGCGGCGGAGCCTCCCTAGACGACGCCCTGCAAGAGAGCCGTTTCCCTGGTCTGAGTGTCCTCACGTCGGGGGCAATCCCTCCGAATCCGAGCGAGCTGCTGGGTTCGTTGGCGGCGAAGAAGGTGCTCAAAGAACTGCGCACTCGCTTCGACTACGTCATCGTGGACAGCACCCCGTTGCTAGCGGTCACCGATGCTGCGATTCTGGCAGCAGGGGCCGACGGTGTGCTGATCATGGCGCGGTTCGGACAGACTAGGCGTGACCAGCTGACCCACGCGGTCGGCAGTCTTACGGACGTCGGAGCTTCAGTTCTCGGTGCGGTATTCACCATGACGCCGACTCGAGGCGGCTCGGCTTACAGCTACAGCTACAGCTACTACGGCGAAGACAGCGCGGCATCTTCATCCAAAGCAGAATCCGGAGTCACGCTTCGCCAGCGGCACAGCGCGAAGAAGTCGTCTACGGCGTAG